From the Cataglyphis hispanica isolate Lineage 1 chromosome 24, ULB_Chis1_1.0, whole genome shotgun sequence genome, the window aatagaaatcgtGTGTTTCGCAGATAAAACtgccaaaataataattcgcgagctaaatatcttaattaaaatcacgAGTTTTAGATATAATAGCTCAATGTTAACAACACCGATAATTAAGCGTCTGCTTGTTGGAAAGAATATCAAATACCATTTTCTACAGTCGATGGAATTAAggccgataaaaatatataaaagcaaatttgACATTGTCGatattataacaatgaaaaatttgatagaaataaattattgcaaatagaaacaaattaaGCTTTCTCACTGATTACTTTTACTTTATCCTCGCATTATTCATGAATTTGTCGATGACAATATACACGTATCATTCGATTCAAGGCTTTGGAAGGGCATGCGAGCGGAAATGCAAAAGTCATAGCGGCGTATCCATAATGAAAATTCTTTACAGAGCCATATGGAGAAAACCGGTCGCATTAAAAATGGAGAATCTAACGATCTATAGTGCTCCACCGCCAGGTTCCGGTGCAATTTTGACATTCATAATGAACGTTCTACGTCGATTACTACCAGTCAATAATGAGAGTGTCATGTGGCAACGTATAGTGGAGACCTTCAAATGGGCTTATGCAAGAAGAACCGAGTTGGGGGATCCTGATTTTGTCGACGGCATAGGTGAGATGACAGAGTAAATGTGTATGCAAGCACCGGATATCTTGAAATGATTCGATTGTATCTTTTAACGATCGAACATATCTTATAAATCAtcaaacatgaaaaataatattaaagtccatcagagagagagagagagagagaggaagaaatgtagttatatataatatttctaagtgcatcaaaaataatttgcttaattataattttgaaattattaaaaaataaaaaaaattattagtttattattagaaatagataaattattattaattatctattctaTTAATAGAAACTACTGTATTTGCATATTTCCCAAAGACAagataattgaagaaaaaaagaagcattTAATTCCTTGTACGTTTGCATTGTTTTATACGTATTAATGATTcaacatattctttttttcccggTAAATTTAATCATTCCCGGCTGTGTTAATAATTACACTTAATAAACCGTCAGATCATGTCTTATcacatatgtaattattataattatcgcatatttaataaagcctAGCATTCGAGATGTATCTGAATATTTCTGCGATTTTCTTAGACTTGAAATTCACTCGACTCTATCAATTGAGTGAATACTCGGATTACGATggaattatttctttgtagATGCGCTTCTCGCCAATTTAACATCCAACGATTATGCGGAAATGATAAAGGAAAGGATAAAGGACAACCGTACGTGCCAAGATCCAGAGGAATATGGCGCTGTTACTGAGACAACCGTGGATTCAGGAACGGCGCACGTTTCCGTTCTTGCTCCTGACGGCTCCGCTGTCTCCGTTACATCGACCATTAATCAGGTGTcagtaaattatttgcaagCAACGTAAAACTAGCAATGTAACTTGAATTAattcacaattaaaataaaatatttacattaaattatttgcgaaACTgagatcaaattataaattataaattaaatgaaattataaatttaataatattattatgttttaagtttattttttagtaaaatagaaagatattacatacatatttttatttttatcctaaAAAGAAGATTTAAGAAGAAAGTCAGTTATTCAGTTTTCAGTGTTTTTGATTGTTTAAAGATAAGCTTGCAAGATGCACTTTATAGCAATTTGACATATTGcaacattaaaaatagagagaaagaaatcgaTTGAATCGCTTTCGCTTCCGACACACGTACACATTTCTATTCGCAGTTTATATCCGTTTTAAAAATGGAACGATTCAGGCACTGGGGGAAAGAATCAACAATAATCCTGCGGAATAATGCGTTAtactttataactttataatcaTCTTTATTTAACAGGTTTGGCGCAATGATACGTTCAGAATCCACcggtataatatttaacgacGAGATGGACGATTTTAGTTCGCCCAATATAACCAACGGTTTTGGACTCCCGCCGTCACCGGCGAATTTTATTCGACCCGGCAAACGGCCGTTGAGTTCGATGTGCCCGACTATAGTGGTAAGCCATTTAATGGCAAACGCGAgtgtttaacaaatttatcaaGAGTTTGAAACTTGAGGAAAAACTCGCGAAAGAACAGATGCTTTTAATGCGCGTCTTTTTTTCCCATGAAGATCTTTTATAACAGCTGCAATTAACGATCGCAATATTGTACTCATTGATTCTGAGAATTGCTCGGCTTAATCATTACAACTTGCAAGACACGTTATTATCAAGCATTATTCTCCAACAGCTATCAGTGCTCGAAATCTCGCTttgatagattaaataaaaacttgaggaaattttttgtttgtaaaagtttttgtcTCTTTACAAGAAGTAGGAATGCGTAAGAGTTATTTTAGACGTGTAATTTAAACTCTTTTGAAcaatgtaatcttttttagGTCGATCAACATAATGACGTAAGATTAGTGATAGGTGCAGCCGGTGGCACAAAGATCACAAGCGGCGTGGCGATTGGTATGGTCCTGAATCTTTGGtctaattacaatataaaggAAGCGGTTGATGCGCGTAGACTTCATCATCAAGTGAGCTCGACTAAGTATAAGTATTTCAACGCGAAAAAAACCAACTTTTTCTAATCTAAAGCcaaaattcaaaaatcgaaatttgttttattatattataatcaaaacaaTTTCCAACTTAAAGctcaatttcttaatttacttttaaataataacaatttaatgaaGAAGATACTATTTCTTGCTGAAATAATTGTTTgttcatcaaaatataatatgattttttcattttcctaagttttaatattaaatattttaatacttataatttaaagattctttattaaagataaatttaaatataaatttaaaagcgcAATTAAAGTGTAGTTAAAGTAGTTTTTGCTTAAAtcctttttcatataattgaattaaaaattttttatttataagaaaaatatgttacttGTTAAACTTGTTAAACTTATGTTATGTTATGTTAAACATTAAATCACGCAGCATTAGacggataattatttattatgagattTACAcacgaaatattttgcatattaggattaataatttcgttttaagaaaattattgaaatattacagCTGTTGCCTATGAACGTCCAGAACGAAAAAGACTTTTGTCCAAccacattaaattatttaaacaagatCGGCCACCATGTTACTACTTTTTCTGGAATTGGCAGTGCAATCACGGCAGTATCCAAAAAAAATGGACTTATAACCGCGAATTCGGATTATCGCCGACAAGGAAGAACAGCAGGATTATAGAGAGATTATTCAGTATTATTATGCGGATAAACTTTATAACAttagaaattcttttatactGTCGTAATATTTCAATTGCTATCAATCTAAGTTGTCATCATATCTCATTCTGattaatattacatgcaaTTTCTATTATCGTATATtcgatttcaaaaaataaagtaaataaagtaacaaagaatttcttaaaatttacaaagttgaccgcaaatagataatatatgatCAAAGAATTcttagataaaagaaataacacAAATTCCTGTATAGAGTTATAGTTTTaagtagatatttatatatatacaaagcaaaaattatttaaacaatctgTTGAATGGCACAACTTATAATTATGCCATTCAAtgtgaaaacattttaatacttttcttttaattattattagatttcaatacgtatatatatttgtgtatatgtattcatgtagatgtatatgtatatatacatatatatatatatatatatatatatatatatatatatatatatatattcaatatatatttatatttatatgtatatgataaataaccgaatcaataatattaaaaagagaacataatattttttttaattttggctataaatacttaaaagcaatataacgatatgtattaatatttctctgaGATTATCGTTTATAACTCATTACATTTGtacatatttcataatgttttatatattttaatctgtaTTGGTACATATTAATTCCGTGTTTTGTAAATATCATGCAGTGTATTAATAACGGTATACCTGTATTTGATAACGTAGGATTCTATATTGGTAACATTATAtatcgttaataaaataattttatttttattaacactgtattattatttaaaaatatatgtgcatatattacgccaataaatgaaagatttcaaatagcataatgatttataatagttcataaacaaaaaattaaaatgttttatatatattttatatatataagacaaGACATTCCAGATCGATAAGACGTATCGTTAGGAATTTTGCCTTCAAGGTTACTGccgttttaataattgatattccTTTTGGGTTTCTACTTTAATCATTGCACTCGCTGTACGTCttgaatatagaatatttctttccattaatatatataaacagaccTTCGTTAATAATATCCGCGTATGAAATACCGATATTTTTTCCGGCTTTATTACTATAAAgtacaatgtaaataaatttaatttttcatttgtaacataatataaagcaTTCATTTTACTATGCAGTCAGCATATTTTAatctgttattaatttttcacaattgcAAGCAATTTAAAGAACGggcaaaatgataattttttgagcaaaaatttttaaaaaaatattctttcttcaaacaaaagatattttattttcaaaacaattaaaaaaatcagttatacattaaaaattaaaataaaaattctgtattcatttattaacttGTAAATGAGAGAATCTATTATTGTGTCAAGCAAGAGAGATTTCCAAAAAGCTTCATACTTATCTTCATGATTCATTCTAATGATTTTATGTGGTGATTCATAATAGTATCACGTATAAATTGATATgttaattttgtgaaatatacatatataaaataacacatcGCAATGATTTTATTAGAT encodes:
- the LOC126858066 gene encoding scoloptoxin SSD14-like isoform X2, with product MQVKRKKLITFGVTAVVLVAVLVTIIVIFITRNSNVKCNLKFVSSSEMGQYTKGAVTTNGQECAQIGADILAGNGSAVDAAIAALLCEGIASLHSMGLGGGFFMTIWDAKTKTADYLDARETAPIAATEDMFDGNAHLAMYGGMAVAVPGELMGYWEAYKKYGRLPWSELFKPAIKLCETGSQVNDYLAAYLKEKEPMIKNESSLAKILINPDTGKVWIAGDRIKRPQLAETLKLIAKYGVDIFYKGNIADNLVDEIKAFKGIITKQDFEAYRAIWRKPVALKMENLTIYSAPPPGSGAILTFIMNVLRRLLPVNNESVMWQRIVETFKWAYARRTELGDPDFVDGIDALLANLTSNDYAEMIKERIKDNRTCQDPEEYGAVTETTVDSGTAHVSVLAPDGSAVSVTSTINQVFGAMIRSESTGIIFNDEMDDFSSPNITNGFGLPPSPANFIRPGKRPLSSMCPTIVVDQHNDVRLVIGAAGGTKITSGVAIGMVLNLWSNYNIKEAVDARRLHHQLLPMNVQNEKDFCPTTLNYLNKIGHHVTTFSGIGSAITAVSKKNGLITANSDYRRQGRTAGL
- the LOC126858066 gene encoding scoloptoxin SSD14-like isoform X1, which translates into the protein MIGVKRKKLITFGVTAVVLVAVLVTIIVIFITRNSNVKCNLKFVSSSEMGQYTKGAVTTNGQECAQIGADILAGNGSAVDAAIAALLCEGIASLHSMGLGGGFFMTIWDAKTKTADYLDARETAPIAATEDMFDGNAHLAMYGGMAVAVPGELMGYWEAYKKYGRLPWSELFKPAIKLCETGSQVNDYLAAYLKEKEPMIKNESSLAKILINPDTGKVWIAGDRIKRPQLAETLKLIAKYGVDIFYKGNIADNLVDEIKAFKGIITKQDFEAYRAIWRKPVALKMENLTIYSAPPPGSGAILTFIMNVLRRLLPVNNESVMWQRIVETFKWAYARRTELGDPDFVDGIDALLANLTSNDYAEMIKERIKDNRTCQDPEEYGAVTETTVDSGTAHVSVLAPDGSAVSVTSTINQVFGAMIRSESTGIIFNDEMDDFSSPNITNGFGLPPSPANFIRPGKRPLSSMCPTIVVDQHNDVRLVIGAAGGTKITSGVAIGMVLNLWSNYNIKEAVDARRLHHQLLPMNVQNEKDFCPTTLNYLNKIGHHVTTFSGIGSAITAVSKKNGLITANSDYRRQGRTAGL
- the LOC126858066 gene encoding scoloptoxin SSD14-like isoform X3 yields the protein MGQYTKGAVTTNGQECAQIGADILAGNGSAVDAAIAALLCEGIASLHSMGLGGGFFMTIWDAKTKTADYLDARETAPIAATEDMFDGNAHLAMYGGMAVAVPGELMGYWEAYKKYGRLPWSELFKPAIKLCETGSQVNDYLAAYLKEKEPMIKNESSLAKILINPDTGKVWIAGDRIKRPQLAETLKLIAKYGVDIFYKGNIADNLVDEIKAFKGIITKQDFEAYRAIWRKPVALKMENLTIYSAPPPGSGAILTFIMNVLRRLLPVNNESVMWQRIVETFKWAYARRTELGDPDFVDGIDALLANLTSNDYAEMIKERIKDNRTCQDPEEYGAVTETTVDSGTAHVSVLAPDGSAVSVTSTINQVFGAMIRSESTGIIFNDEMDDFSSPNITNGFGLPPSPANFIRPGKRPLSSMCPTIVVDQHNDVRLVIGAAGGTKITSGVAIGMVLNLWSNYNIKEAVDARRLHHQLLPMNVQNEKDFCPTTLNYLNKIGHHVTTFSGIGSAITAVSKKNGLITANSDYRRQGRTAGL